In Musa acuminata AAA Group cultivar baxijiao chromosome BXJ2-8, Cavendish_Baxijiao_AAA, whole genome shotgun sequence, one genomic interval encodes:
- the LOC135582665 gene encoding probable galacturonosyltransferase 7: MKGYGSAGAGGGSVVAQPASKRRWKGQAAAVLALVVFSLLVPLAFLLGLHNRFLSGYLVDDRSQQETTFENYHNVGGGQDQTPSEDDQRRVLNLMNRFAPPFQKDANSVSPDVYMRINNTGSSPSTLQPKDHTSQPITKNEASISKGPLTENNVAPKEPSSLSNRIGGEDGKKNRDKASNAYETESSCELEFGSYCLWSREHREVMKDSVVKRLKDQLFVARAYYPSIAKLQGQENLTRELKLKIQDHERMLSEAVSDPDLPPFVGKNIKRLNEAIAKAKSCSVDCNNVDRKLRQILDLTEDETHFHMKQSAFLYQLGVQTMSKSFHCLSMRLTVEYFKSPVSDMEHPFAHKIDSPNLQHYVIFSRNILALSVTINSTVMNSEESDTIVFHVITDKENFYSMKHWFARNSYRKATIHIQNFDELKANLFGNLDLAELSVSEEFRLSSQAISQPTPLQMRTKYLSIFGHSHFLLPDIFKNLKKVILLDDDVVVQKDISFLWNLDLGGKVNGATQFCGVKLGQLKPYLGTSGYESNSCAWMSGLNIVDLEKWREHDITGIYRRFLLQLQHENEAGWRAATLPAGLLSFHGQIYALDDALVQQGLGHDYGVPEDTIENVAALHFNGNMKPWLDLGIPKYKKYWKKYLTQEERFMDECNVNP, encoded by the exons ATGAAAGGGTACGGCTCCGCCGGTGCCGGCGGAGGATCGGTGGTCGCCCAGCCGGCGTCGAAGCGGCGGTGGAAGGGGCAAGCTGCGGCCGTGTTGGCCCTCGTCGTCTTCTCGCTGCTCGTCCCACTCGCCTTCCTTCTCGGCCTCCACAACCGCTTCCTGTCCG GATACTTGGTTGATGATCGCTCCCAACAG GAAACTACGTTTGAGAATTACCATAATGTGGGCGGTGGTCAAGATCAGACTCCCTCAGAG GATGATCAGCGAAGGGTTCTTAACCTTATGAACAGATTTGCGCCACCTTTCCAGAAG GATGCTAATAGTGTGTCACCTGATGTATACATGAGAATCAACAACACTGGTAGTTCACCATCTACTTTGCAACCAAAGGACCATACCTCTCAGCCTATAACAAAGAATGAGGCATCCATATCGAAAG GTCCACTTACAGAAAATAATGTTGCTCCGAAGGAACCTTCATCTCTGAGTAATAGA ATTGGTGGGGAAGATGGAAAGAAGAACCGTGACAAAGCTTCAAATGCTTATGAGACAGAGAGCTCCTGTGAACTTGAATTTGGAAGCTATTGCCTATGGTCCAGAGAACACAGGGAAGTAATGAAAGATTCTGTTGTGAAGAGACTGAAGGATCAGCTTTTCGTGGCAAGAGCTTACTATCCGAGCATTGCAAAACTTCAGGGTCAAGAAAACCTAACACGTGAACTGAAACTGAAAATTCAGGATCATGAGCGCATGCTTAGTGAAGCAGTTTCTGATCCTGATCTTCCACCATT TGTGGGGAAGAATATAAAAAGGTTGAATGAGGCGATTGCAAAAGCCAAGTCATGCAGTGTTGATTGCAACAATGTTGACAGGAAACTTAGACAGATACTTGATCTGACAGAAGATGAAACTCATTTTCATATGAAGCAAAGTGCATTCCTATATCAACTTGGTGTCCAGACCATGTCCAAAAGTTTCCATTGCCTTTCCATGAGACTGACAGTAGAATATTTCAAATCACCAGTATCAGATATGGAGCATCCATTTGCTCACAAAATTGACAGTCCAAATCTTCAGCACTATGTTATCTTTTCCAGAAATATACTTGCATTATCAGTAACTATCAACTCTACCGTTATGAATTCTGAG GAATCTGATACCATAGTTTTCCATGTGATCACTGATAAAGAGAACTTTTATTCCATGAAACATTGGTTTGCCAGAAATTCATACAGAAAGGCGACCATTCACATCCAAAACTTTGATGAGCTTAAGGCTAATCTCTTTGGCAACTTGGATTTGGCAGAGCTGTCAGTGTCTGAGGAGTTTCGTCTCTCTTCTCAGGCTATTTCTCAACCAACCCCTTTGCAGATGAGAACCAAGTACCTCTCAATTTTTGGTCATTCCCACTTTCTTCTCCCTGATATATTCAAGAATCTAAAGAAGGTAATTCTTTTGGATGATGATGTGGTTGTCCAGAAGGACATATCATTTTTGTGGAATCTTGACTTGGGAGGAAAAGTAAATGGTGCGACACAATTTTGTGGGGTCAAATTGGGTCAGCTGAAACCGTACTTGGGCACCAGTGGGTATGAGAGTAATTCTTGTGCTTGGATGTCTGGACTAAACATAGTTGACTTGGAGAAATGGAGAGAACATGATATCACTGGAATTTACAGAAGGTTTCTCCTTCAG TTGCAACATGAAAATGAGGCGGGGTGGAGGGCTGCAACACTCCCAGCAGGTTTACTTTCTTTCCATGGTCAGATATATGCTCTAGATGATGCATTGGTTCAGCAAGGGCTCGGTCATGATTATGGAGTCCCTGAAGACACCATAGAAAATGTGGCCGCATTGCATTTTAATGGCAACATGAAGCCTTGGCTTGATCTAGGCATTCCCAAGTACAAAAAATACTGGAAGAAGTACCTCACACAAGAAGAGCGATTTATGGATGAGTGCAACGTTAATCCATAG
- the LOC135587058 gene encoding protein SCARECROW 2-like isoform X2 produces MARKRLVSELDLQPDSSYNPGRLPRRAATGASSTSSGNPTCSGDFSGQPSVLLNPPSTLSVDAAQHSPAASLLLPATTTATHSAPLFTSLPPPALPSLTVCGFSGLPLFPPETHRIALPASRAEGLQLVASSVAGGGASDDAAAGTDWVDGIIRDIVCSSAAGGEVSIPQIVNSVREIVHPCNPGLAALLEFRLRSLVSDPSPTQCLPSLSGSLAPDPSDKRRRDASMAPPLPETVPPANTASYLSSAAAVAGVGWEEPASRLQGAQQKPQPPPQSRPPRSSNSASSDEATAAAAAESAAAAAAAKEKREELQQRKQEAEGLHLLTLLLQCAEAVAADNLDEASLLLLEISELSTPFGTSAQRVAAYFSEAMSARLVSSCLGLYSPLRTVPHRHRLASAFQVFNGISPFVKFSHFTANQVIQEAFELEDRVHIIDFDIMQGLQWPGLFHILASRPNGPPQVRLTGVGSSMEALEATGKRLSDFADTLGLPFDFVPVVEKVGNLNPERLGVSRQEALAVHWLRHSLYDVTGSDTNTLWLLQRLAPKVVTMVEQDLSQAGSFLARFVEAIHYYSALFDSLGASYGEDSQERHIVEQQLLSREIRNVLAVGGPARTGQVKFSNWREKLSQSGFRGVSLAGNAAAQATLLLGMFPSDGYTLVEENGTLKLGWKDLCLLTASAWRPMIQHPSATSTTTHLVDNR; encoded by the exons ATGGCGAGGAAGCGGCTGGTGTCCGAGCTcgaccttcagcctgattcttCTTACAACCCTGGTCGCCTGCCTCGCCGCGCTGCAACTGGCGCCTCCTCCACTTCCTCCGGGAATCCGACGTGCTCAGGGGACTTTTCTGGCCAACCCTCCGTCCTGTTGAATCCGCCTTCAACGCTGTCCGTCGATGCCGCCCAACACAGCCCTGCTGCTTCCCTTTTGTTGCCTGCTACTACTACTGCTACTCATAGTGCTCCTCTCTTTACATCTTTGCCTCCTCCTGCTCTTCCTTCGCTGACCGTTTGTGGGTTCTCTGGCTTGCCTCTTTTTCCGCCCGAGACCCATCGGATTGCCTTGCCTGCTTCGAGAGCGGAGGGCCTTCAGCTTGTTGCTTCCTCTGTCGCCGGTGGTGGGGCCTCCGATGACGCCGCAGCAGGCACGGATTGGGTGGACGGGATTATACGTGATATAGTTTGTAGCTCCGCTGCCGGCGGGGAGGTTTCCATCCCTCAGATAGTAAACAGCGTCCGCGAGATCGTGCACCCTTGCAACCCTGGCTTGGCGGCCCTCCTCGAGTTCCGCCTCCGGTCGCTCGTCTCCGACCCTTCACCGACCCAGTGTCTGCCCTCCCTCTCCGGGAGCCTAGCGCCAGATCCCTCCGACAAGCGGCGAAGGGATGCTAGTATGGCCCCGCCGCTGCCGGAGACAGTGCCACCGGCCAACACGGCGTCATATTTGTCGTCCGCAGCAGCAGTTGCTGGCGTCGGATGGGAAGAGCCAGCGAGTCGCCTCCAGGGTGCACaacagaagccgcagccaccaccGCAATCTCGACCTCCACGGAGCTCCAACTCCGCCTCCTCCGACGAGGCCACGGCTGCTGCTGCGGCCGAATCCGCGGCAGCAGCCGCAGCCGCgaaggagaagagggaagagCTGCAGCAGAGGAAGCAGGAGGCGGAGGGATTACACTTGCTGACGCTCCTGCTCCAGTGTGCGGAGGCGGTGGCCGCCGACAATCTGGACGAGGCCAGCCTTCTGCTGCTGGAGATCTCGGAGCTGTCGACCCCCTTCGGCACGTCGGCGCAGCGCGTGGCGGCCTACTTCTCTGAAGCCATGTCGGCCCGGTTGGTGAGCTCGTGCCTGGGCCTCTACTCGCCGCTCCGGACGGTGCCCCACCGCCATCGCCTTGCCTCCGCCTTCCAGGTCTTCAACGGCATTAGCCCCTTCGTCAAGTTCTCCCACTTTACGGCCAACCAGGTCATCCAGGAGGCGTTCGAGCTGGAGGACCGCGTGCACATCATCGACTTCGACATCATGCAAGGACTCCAGTGGCCGGGCCTCTTCCACATCCTGGCCTCTCGCCCTAACGGCCCGCCGCAAGTGCGCCTTACCGGCGTCGGCTCCTCCATGGaagcactcgaggccaccggcaagcGCCTCTCCGACTTCGCCGACACGCTAGGCCTCCCCTTTGATTTCGTACCCGTCGTCGAGAAGGTCGGGAATCTGAACCCCGAGCGCCTCGGCGTCTCTCGCCAAGAGGCCCTCGCCGTGCACTGGCTCCGCCATTCACTGTACGACGTCACCGGCTCCGACACCAACACTCTCTGGCTTCTCCAGCG GTTGGCCCCCAAGGTTGTGACGATGGTAGAGCAGGACCTCAGCCAAGCAGGTTCTTTCTTGGCCCGGTTCGTGGAAGCCATCCACTACTACTCCGCCCTCTTCGACTCCCTCGGCGCCAGCTACGGCGAGGACAGCCAGGAGCGGCACATCGTCGAGCAGCAGCTCCTCTCCCGCGAGATACGCAACGTGCTCGCCGTGGGTGGCCCGGCGCGCACCGGCCAGGTCAAGTTCAGCAACTGGCGGGAGAAGCTGAGCCAGTCCGGCTTCCGAGGCGTCTCGCTTGCCGGCAACGCGGCAGCCCAGGCCACCCTCCTCCTTGGCATGTTCCCGTCCGACGGCTACACTTTGGTCGAAGAAAATGGCACGCTCAAGCTGGGGTGGAAGGACCTTTGCTTGCTTACAGCTTCAGCTTGGAGGCCAATGATTCAGCATCCTTCAGCCACCTCCACCACCACTCATCTCGTCGACAATAG GTGA
- the LOC103993434 gene encoding L-ascorbate oxidase homolog: MSRAVVVVFIAVLSLLGTSAVLAEDPYLFFTWNVTYGTVAPLGVPQQVILINGEFPGPNINSTSNNNLVINVFNNLDEPFLFSWNGIQQRKNSWQDGVSGTSCPIAPGQNFTYHFQVKDQIGSFYYYPSLAMHKAAGGFGGLRINSRLLIPVPFDPPADDYTVMIGDWYTKDHKTLARILDTGRSIGLPAGVLINGKAGKDDEPLFLMEAGKVYRYRVCNIGTKTSLNFRIQGHSMLLVEMDGSHTMQNTYESLDIHVGQCFSVLVTANQAPGDYYMVASTRFLRKELTATGVIRYSGSHTPPSPVLPKAPSGWAWSLNQWRSFRWNLTASAARPNPQGSYHYGSIDITRTIKLASSRAIIAGKNRYTLNGVSHVEADTPLKLAEYFGIGGKSFKYNLTSDEPPSGGAPAILATNVITIEFRTFVEIIFENPEKNVQSYHLNGYSFFLVGMGPGKWTPESRKTYNLLDAVSRHAVQVYPKSWAAIMLTFDNAGMWNLRSELWERRYLGQQLYFSVQSPARSLRDEYNLPDTALLCGAVEGLPKPAPYT; encoded by the exons ATGTCGCGAGCCGTCGTCGTCGTGTTCATCGCCGTCTTATCGCTCCTGGGAACCTCGGCCGTCCTCGCCGAGGACCCTTATCTCTTCTTCACGTGGAACGTCACCTACGGCACCGTGGCTCCCTTGGGCGTCCCTCAGCAGGTCATCCTCATCAATGGCGAGTTCCCTGGCCCTAATATCAACTCCACCTCCAACAACAATCTTGTCATCAACGTCTTCAACAACCTCGATGAGCCCTTTCTTTTTTCATG GAATGGGATTCAACAGAGGAAGAATTCGTGGCAAGATGGAGTCTCCGGTACCAGTTGCCCCATCGCTCCCGGCCAAAACTTCACCTACCACTTCCAGGTGAAGGACCAGATCGGCAGCTTCTACTACTACCCATCCTTGGCCATGCACAAGGCGGCGGGCGGCTTTGGCGGCCTCCGGATCAACAGCCGTCTCCTCATCCCGGTGCCGTTCGACCCCCCGGCCGACGACTACACCGTCATGATCGGTGACTGGTACACCAAGGACCACAAGACACTTGCTCGGATCCTCGACACGGGCCGCAGCATCGGCCTCCCCGCCGGCGTCCTCATCAATGGCAAGGCCGGCAAGGACGACGAGCCGCTATTCCTGATGGAGGCCGGGAAGGTGTACCGCTACCGCGTCTGCAACATTGGGACCAAGACCTCCCTCAACTTCCGCATCCAGGGACATTCCATGTTGCTGGTGGAGATGGACGGCTCTCACACCATGCAGAACACGTACGAGTCCCTCGACATCCACGTCGGCCAGTGCTTCTCCGTCCTCGTCACCGCCAACCAGGCCCCCGGGGACTACTACATGGTGGCCTCCACTCGGTTCTTGAGGAAGGAGCTCACCGCCACCGGCGTGATCCGCTACTCAGGCTCCCACACCCCGCCATCGCCCGTCCTTCCCAAGGCCCCTTCCGGCTGGGCGTGGTCGCTTAACCAGTGGCGGTCGTTCCGGTGGAATCTCACGGCCAGCGCCGCCCGGCCGAACCCCCAGGGGTCCTACCACTACGGCAGTATCGACATCACCCGCACCATCAAGCTCGCCAGCTCGCGCGCCATCATCGCTGGCAAGAACCGGTACACGCTCAACGGCGTGTCGCACGTGGAGGCCGACACCCCGCTGAAGCTCGCAGAGTACTTTGGCATCGGCGGCAAATCCTTCAAGTACAACCTGACCAGCGACGAGCCCCCATCGGGCGGAGCTCCGGCCATCCTGGCCACCAACGTCATCACGATCGAGTTCAGGACCTTCGTGGAGATCATCTTCGAGAACCCTGAGAAGAATGTGCAGTCCTACCACTTGAACGGCTACTCCTTCTTCCTCGTGGG AATGGGGCCAGGCAAATGGACGCCGGAGAGCAGGAAGACCTACAACCTTCTCGACGCGGTGAGCAGGCACGCGGTGCAGGTCTACCCCAAGTCGTGGGCGGCCATCATGCTGACGTTCGACAACGCCGGGATGTGGAACCTCAGGTCGGAGCTGTGGGAGAGGCGCTACCTGGGCCAGCAGCTCTACTTCAGCGTCCAGTCGCCGGCGCGGTCACTCAGGGATGAGTACAACCTGCCCGACACGGCTTTGCTCTGCGGAGCGGTCGAAGGGCTCCCCAAGCCCGCTCCGTACACCTAA
- the LOC135587058 gene encoding protein SCARECROW 2-like isoform X1 translates to MARKRLVSELDLQPDSSYNPGRLPRRAATGASSTSSGNPTCSGDFSGQPSVLLNPPSTLSVDAAQHSPAASLLLPATTTATHSAPLFTSLPPPALPSLTVCGFSGLPLFPPETHRIALPASRAEGLQLVASSVAGGGASDDAAAGTDWVDGIIRDIVCSSAAGGEVSIPQIVNSVREIVHPCNPGLAALLEFRLRSLVSDPSPTQCLPSLSGSLAPDPSDKRRRDASMAPPLPETVPPANTASYLSSAAAVAGVGWEEPASRLQGAQQKPQPPPQSRPPRSSNSASSDEATAAAAAESAAAAAAAKEKREELQQRKQEAEGLHLLTLLLQCAEAVAADNLDEASLLLLEISELSTPFGTSAQRVAAYFSEAMSARLVSSCLGLYSPLRTVPHRHRLASAFQVFNGISPFVKFSHFTANQVIQEAFELEDRVHIIDFDIMQGLQWPGLFHILASRPNGPPQVRLTGVGSSMEALEATGKRLSDFADTLGLPFDFVPVVEKVGNLNPERLGVSRQEALAVHWLRHSLYDVTGSDTNTLWLLQRLAPKVVTMVEQDLSQAGSFLARFVEAIHYYSALFDSLGASYGEDSQERHIVEQQLLSREIRNVLAVGGPARTGQVKFSNWREKLSQSGFRGVSLAGNAAAQATLLLGMFPSDGYTLVEENGTLKLGWKDLCLLTASAWRPMIQHPSATSTTTHLVDNRRSRWERVDCMS, encoded by the exons ATGGCGAGGAAGCGGCTGGTGTCCGAGCTcgaccttcagcctgattcttCTTACAACCCTGGTCGCCTGCCTCGCCGCGCTGCAACTGGCGCCTCCTCCACTTCCTCCGGGAATCCGACGTGCTCAGGGGACTTTTCTGGCCAACCCTCCGTCCTGTTGAATCCGCCTTCAACGCTGTCCGTCGATGCCGCCCAACACAGCCCTGCTGCTTCCCTTTTGTTGCCTGCTACTACTACTGCTACTCATAGTGCTCCTCTCTTTACATCTTTGCCTCCTCCTGCTCTTCCTTCGCTGACCGTTTGTGGGTTCTCTGGCTTGCCTCTTTTTCCGCCCGAGACCCATCGGATTGCCTTGCCTGCTTCGAGAGCGGAGGGCCTTCAGCTTGTTGCTTCCTCTGTCGCCGGTGGTGGGGCCTCCGATGACGCCGCAGCAGGCACGGATTGGGTGGACGGGATTATACGTGATATAGTTTGTAGCTCCGCTGCCGGCGGGGAGGTTTCCATCCCTCAGATAGTAAACAGCGTCCGCGAGATCGTGCACCCTTGCAACCCTGGCTTGGCGGCCCTCCTCGAGTTCCGCCTCCGGTCGCTCGTCTCCGACCCTTCACCGACCCAGTGTCTGCCCTCCCTCTCCGGGAGCCTAGCGCCAGATCCCTCCGACAAGCGGCGAAGGGATGCTAGTATGGCCCCGCCGCTGCCGGAGACAGTGCCACCGGCCAACACGGCGTCATATTTGTCGTCCGCAGCAGCAGTTGCTGGCGTCGGATGGGAAGAGCCAGCGAGTCGCCTCCAGGGTGCACaacagaagccgcagccaccaccGCAATCTCGACCTCCACGGAGCTCCAACTCCGCCTCCTCCGACGAGGCCACGGCTGCTGCTGCGGCCGAATCCGCGGCAGCAGCCGCAGCCGCgaaggagaagagggaagagCTGCAGCAGAGGAAGCAGGAGGCGGAGGGATTACACTTGCTGACGCTCCTGCTCCAGTGTGCGGAGGCGGTGGCCGCCGACAATCTGGACGAGGCCAGCCTTCTGCTGCTGGAGATCTCGGAGCTGTCGACCCCCTTCGGCACGTCGGCGCAGCGCGTGGCGGCCTACTTCTCTGAAGCCATGTCGGCCCGGTTGGTGAGCTCGTGCCTGGGCCTCTACTCGCCGCTCCGGACGGTGCCCCACCGCCATCGCCTTGCCTCCGCCTTCCAGGTCTTCAACGGCATTAGCCCCTTCGTCAAGTTCTCCCACTTTACGGCCAACCAGGTCATCCAGGAGGCGTTCGAGCTGGAGGACCGCGTGCACATCATCGACTTCGACATCATGCAAGGACTCCAGTGGCCGGGCCTCTTCCACATCCTGGCCTCTCGCCCTAACGGCCCGCCGCAAGTGCGCCTTACCGGCGTCGGCTCCTCCATGGaagcactcgaggccaccggcaagcGCCTCTCCGACTTCGCCGACACGCTAGGCCTCCCCTTTGATTTCGTACCCGTCGTCGAGAAGGTCGGGAATCTGAACCCCGAGCGCCTCGGCGTCTCTCGCCAAGAGGCCCTCGCCGTGCACTGGCTCCGCCATTCACTGTACGACGTCACCGGCTCCGACACCAACACTCTCTGGCTTCTCCAGCG GTTGGCCCCCAAGGTTGTGACGATGGTAGAGCAGGACCTCAGCCAAGCAGGTTCTTTCTTGGCCCGGTTCGTGGAAGCCATCCACTACTACTCCGCCCTCTTCGACTCCCTCGGCGCCAGCTACGGCGAGGACAGCCAGGAGCGGCACATCGTCGAGCAGCAGCTCCTCTCCCGCGAGATACGCAACGTGCTCGCCGTGGGTGGCCCGGCGCGCACCGGCCAGGTCAAGTTCAGCAACTGGCGGGAGAAGCTGAGCCAGTCCGGCTTCCGAGGCGTCTCGCTTGCCGGCAACGCGGCAGCCCAGGCCACCCTCCTCCTTGGCATGTTCCCGTCCGACGGCTACACTTTGGTCGAAGAAAATGGCACGCTCAAGCTGGGGTGGAAGGACCTTTGCTTGCTTACAGCTTCAGCTTGGAGGCCAATGATTCAGCATCCTTCAGCCACCTCCACCACCACTCATCTCGTCGACAATAG ACGAAGCCGATGGGAGCGGGTAGACTGCATGTCTTAG